Proteins encoded within one genomic window of Pedobacter africanus:
- a CDS encoding SDR family oxidoreductase: MDLQLKDKVVIVTGGAKGIGEGIVKVLAREGAIPVIVGRNEQDNLKVVNEILAGGGKASQVAAELNKPEEVANAVETVLAAFGRIDGLVNNAGVNDGVGLENGSYQGFVDSLHKNLIHYYLMAHHALPALKTSKGSIVNIGSKVASTGQGGTSAYAASNGGRNALTREWAVELLPYEIRVNAVIVAECYTPLYQNWINSIPNSEEKLASIKSKIPLGQRMTTAEEIANATVFLLSNAASGHTTGQLVHVDGGYVHLDRSISPA; this comes from the coding sequence ATGGATCTGCAATTGAAAGATAAAGTTGTAATTGTAACAGGTGGTGCCAAAGGTATTGGTGAAGGTATTGTGAAGGTACTGGCCAGAGAGGGTGCTATTCCTGTAATTGTAGGGCGAAACGAGCAGGACAACCTGAAGGTGGTAAATGAGATCCTGGCCGGAGGTGGTAAGGCATCCCAGGTAGCTGCAGAGCTGAACAAACCTGAGGAAGTAGCGAATGCTGTTGAAACTGTGCTCGCCGCGTTCGGGCGAATCGACGGACTGGTGAACAATGCCGGGGTAAATGATGGTGTTGGACTGGAAAATGGGAGCTATCAAGGGTTTGTAGACAGCTTACATAAAAACCTGATCCATTACTACCTGATGGCGCATCATGCATTACCAGCATTGAAAACATCAAAAGGCTCTATTGTAAATATCGGCTCTAAGGTTGCCAGTACCGGACAAGGAGGAACTTCCGCCTATGCGGCTTCAAATGGGGGCAGAAATGCCCTAACGCGGGAGTGGGCGGTAGAGTTGCTGCCTTATGAGATCAGGGTGAACGCGGTTATTGTAGCAGAATGTTATACGCCGTTGTATCAGAACTGGATCAATTCTATTCCGAATTCTGAGGAGAAGCTGGCTTCCATTAAGTCGAAAATCCCTCTGGGACAAAGGATGACTACGGCTGAAGAGATTGCCAATGCGACAGTATTTTTGCTGTCTAATGCGGCTTCCGGTCATACTACCGGACAGCTGGTGCATGTTGATGGTGGCTATGTACACCTGGACAGGTCTATCAGTCCGGCATAA
- a CDS encoding aminopeptidase P family protein, translating into MTYQEKLTEIRKQMQADKVAAYIIPSADPHISEYLPDRYKCIPFTSGFKGSAGTLVITHDFAGLWTDFRYFEQAAEELKNSGFELVKQKVQHAPEYIQWLTEKLDKGAQVAADDKLLSVLLGDLLTQQLALREITLVSKDYLSPIWENRPELPAEKAFLIDEKHIGQSVTAKLAQVKTALQKQGASHHLISSLDDMAWLFNIRGKDVSYNPVVLSFALISPEGARIFIDAAKLSEQEKASLTQSGVEVQPYQDIEQAIAGIPSDSTILIDPKRNCFGLYKCIPAGVKIIKDTNPSTNLKAIKNETELANTRTAMLKDGVAITRFLKWLSEHIGKITITELSAAAELRKFRTDQEGFVGDSFTTISAYKAHGALPHYSASEESNSEVKAEGLFLVDSGGQYRYGTTDITRTIPMGNNTEEEKTDYTLVLKGMIEGCKVRFPKGTCGYQIDAITRKPLWEHAINYGHGTGHGVGYFLNVHEGPQVFNPTANPVPVELGMITSVEPGIYRPGKHGIRIENLVNTIKDASNEFNEFYAFECLTIAPISTKIVKKELLEEAQVEWLNSYNAMVFEKLSPLLTAEETAFLKEETKAI; encoded by the coding sequence ATGACTTACCAGGAAAAACTGACTGAAATACGCAAACAAATGCAGGCCGACAAAGTAGCCGCCTATATCATTCCATCTGCTGACCCCCACATTAGTGAATATCTGCCGGATCGTTATAAATGCATCCCTTTTACTTCTGGCTTTAAAGGATCTGCCGGTACGTTGGTTATTACGCATGACTTTGCCGGCCTGTGGACGGATTTTCGCTATTTTGAGCAGGCCGCCGAGGAGCTGAAAAACAGTGGTTTTGAACTGGTAAAACAAAAGGTACAACATGCACCTGAATACATTCAATGGCTAACGGAAAAATTAGACAAAGGCGCACAGGTTGCCGCAGATGACAAACTGCTTTCCGTATTGCTGGGCGACCTGTTAACACAGCAACTGGCATTAAGGGAAATTACACTGGTAAGTAAAGATTATTTAAGCCCGATCTGGGAAAACAGGCCCGAGCTCCCGGCTGAAAAGGCCTTCTTAATTGATGAAAAACACATCGGCCAATCTGTAACAGCTAAACTGGCACAGGTAAAAACCGCCCTGCAAAAACAAGGCGCAAGCCATCACCTCATCTCTTCACTCGATGACATGGCCTGGCTATTCAACATCCGCGGAAAAGATGTAAGTTACAATCCCGTGGTGCTGAGTTTTGCGCTGATCAGCCCAGAGGGTGCCCGCATCTTTATTGATGCAGCTAAACTAAGCGAACAGGAAAAAGCCAGCCTTACCCAAAGCGGTGTTGAAGTACAGCCTTACCAGGACATTGAGCAGGCAATAGCAGGCATTCCATCAGACAGCACCATCCTTATTGATCCGAAACGCAATTGTTTTGGCTTATACAAATGCATTCCGGCGGGAGTCAAAATTATTAAAGACACCAACCCAAGTACCAATTTAAAAGCTATTAAAAATGAGACAGAGCTGGCCAATACACGCACAGCGATGCTTAAAGATGGTGTAGCCATCACCCGCTTCTTAAAATGGCTTTCAGAGCATATTGGAAAAATTACCATAACAGAACTTTCCGCCGCAGCCGAACTGCGCAAGTTCAGAACCGACCAGGAGGGCTTTGTGGGCGATAGCTTCACTACCATCAGCGCATACAAAGCACATGGGGCATTGCCGCATTACAGCGCTTCCGAAGAAAGCAACTCCGAAGTAAAAGCTGAGGGTTTGTTCCTTGTCGATTCCGGAGGGCAATATCGTTACGGTACAACAGACATCACCCGAACCATTCCGATGGGCAACAACACAGAAGAAGAAAAAACAGACTACACTTTAGTGTTAAAGGGTATGATAGAAGGCTGCAAAGTGCGTTTTCCTAAAGGCACCTGCGGCTACCAGATCGATGCCATTACCCGTAAGCCGCTTTGGGAACATGCCATCAACTATGGCCATGGTACCGGGCATGGCGTAGGCTATTTCCTCAATGTACATGAGGGCCCACAGGTGTTTAACCCTACAGCCAACCCTGTGCCGGTAGAATTGGGCATGATCACTTCAGTTGAACCAGGCATCTATCGCCCTGGCAAACATGGGATCCGTATAGAGAACCTGGTCAATACCATTAAAGATGCAAGCAACGAATTCAATGAGTTCTATGCCTTTGAATGTTTAACGATTGCTCCAATAAGCACTAAAATTGTAAAGAAAGAATTACTGGAAGAGGCGCAGGTCGAATGGCTGAACAGCTACAATGCAATGGTATTCGAAAAACTAAGTCCTTTATTGACTGCTGAGGAAACAGCCTTTCTAAAAGAAGAGACAAAAGCGATATAA
- a CDS encoding amidohydrolase family protein: MLKIDAHQHFWIYDPVRDSWINDDMAVLRANFMPQQLLGLLQQHHFDGSVVVQSDQSDTENLFQLSNAAENPFVKGVVGWVDLQAADVAEKLEELSGYEKMKGFRHILQGEQDRALMLKPEFVKGIGKLRQFNYTYDILIFPDQLKYAAELVSKFPDQPFVLDHIAKPDIKNGTTADWKKDILALAKHENVSCKVSGMVTEADWKNWKASDFEPYLDIIFEAFGIERLMYGSDWPVCLVSASYAQTLGLIETYTAKLSVNEQELFWGGNAVKFYNL; the protein is encoded by the coding sequence ATGTTAAAAATTGATGCCCATCAGCATTTCTGGATATACGATCCTGTAAGGGACAGCTGGATTAATGATGATATGGCTGTGCTCAGGGCCAATTTTATGCCGCAGCAATTGCTGGGCTTATTGCAGCAGCATCATTTTGATGGCAGTGTTGTGGTGCAATCGGACCAGTCGGATACCGAAAACCTGTTCCAGCTTAGCAATGCAGCAGAGAACCCTTTTGTTAAAGGGGTTGTGGGATGGGTTGACCTCCAGGCGGCAGATGTGGCTGAAAAGCTGGAAGAGTTGTCGGGCTATGAAAAGATGAAGGGCTTCCGGCATATCCTGCAAGGTGAACAGGACCGGGCGCTGATGTTAAAGCCGGAGTTTGTGAAGGGCATCGGTAAACTCAGACAGTTCAATTATACCTATGACATTCTGATCTTTCCGGATCAGTTGAAATATGCTGCAGAACTGGTATCAAAATTTCCGGACCAGCCCTTCGTACTGGACCATATCGCCAAGCCCGATATCAAAAACGGGACAACGGCTGATTGGAAAAAAGACATCCTTGCCCTGGCTAAACATGAGAATGTAAGCTGTAAGGTTTCGGGCATGGTAACCGAGGCCGACTGGAAAAACTGGAAAGCCAGTGATTTTGAACCTTACCTGGACATTATTTTTGAGGCTTTTGGAATTGAAAGGCTGATGTATGGTTCGGACTGGCCGGTTTGCCTTGTGTCAGCTTCTTATGCACAAACTTTGGGTTTAATCGAAACATATACAGCAAAACTCTCTGTAAACGAACAGGAACTGTTCTGGGGCGGGAATGCAGTAAAATTTTATAATTTATAA
- a CDS encoding fumarylacetoacetate hydrolase family protein: protein MKLIRWGAADQEKTGVILNDKWYDTSAFGEDYNEQFFNDNGLERLAAFVKENEGKLPVIDASARLGSPVARPSKIVCIGLNYADHARETNAPIPPEPVIFMKSTTSLTGPFDDIVIPKNSVKTDWEVELAIVIGKKASYVEEADALKHVAGYVLHNDVSERAFQLERNGTWDKGKGCDTFAPLGPFLATQDEIADVNNLRLWLNVNGQKMQDGNTSNFIFNVPFVISYVSQFMTLLPGDVISTGTPAGVGLGFNPPIYLKEGDVVELGIDGLGTSRQTVRNYVKN, encoded by the coding sequence ATGAAACTAATTAGATGGGGAGCCGCCGATCAGGAAAAAACCGGTGTAATTTTAAACGATAAGTGGTACGATACTTCAGCCTTTGGCGAAGATTATAACGAGCAGTTTTTTAATGACAACGGATTGGAGCGACTGGCCGCGTTTGTTAAAGAGAACGAAGGCAAACTGCCTGTTATTGATGCGTCTGCAAGGCTGGGATCGCCGGTGGCACGTCCTTCAAAAATTGTATGCATTGGCCTGAACTATGCAGACCATGCCAGGGAAACCAATGCGCCCATTCCACCTGAACCTGTTATCTTTATGAAGTCAACCACTTCACTTACCGGTCCTTTTGATGATATTGTTATCCCAAAAAATTCGGTAAAAACGGATTGGGAAGTAGAGCTGGCCATTGTTATCGGTAAAAAAGCATCCTACGTGGAAGAAGCAGATGCCTTGAAGCATGTTGCTGGATATGTATTGCACAATGATGTATCAGAGCGTGCATTTCAACTGGAAAGAAACGGTACCTGGGATAAGGGAAAAGGCTGCGATACTTTTGCCCCTTTGGGCCCTTTTCTGGCAACACAAGACGAGATTGCTGATGTAAACAACCTGAGGCTATGGCTGAATGTGAACGGGCAGAAAATGCAGGACGGCAATACTTCCAATTTTATCTTCAATGTGCCTTTTGTAATTTCCTATGTGAGCCAGTTTATGACCTTGCTGCCTGGTGATGTGATTTCTACGGGAACCCCAGCTGGTGTAGGCTTAGGCTTTAATCCGCCAATATACCTTAAAGAAGGCGATGTGGTTGAGCTGGGTATTGACGGTTTGGGTACATCCAGACAGACGGTAAGGAACTATGTTAAAAATTGA